One segment of Macrotis lagotis isolate mMagLag1 chromosome 1, bilby.v1.9.chrom.fasta, whole genome shotgun sequence DNA contains the following:
- the LOC141508185 gene encoding LOW QUALITY PROTEIN: mitochondrial assembly of ribosomal large subunit protein 1-like (The sequence of the model RefSeq protein was modified relative to this genomic sequence to represent the inferred CDS: deleted 1 base in 1 codon), whose product MVPYLCKEVGLGAPPAVAEAPRRGGLARASAVGAWVLQGGARRDQVAGHTGPKFDIDLLVSLLRQENPKDVCVIQISPELKYTDYFVVVSGTSMRHLQALAQYVVKMHKFLKSKSDAYVRIEGKDADDWLCVDFGSMVIHFMLLETQETYELEKLWILGTYDDQLAEITPESLPEDFILGFPPEEEPGAWSIVEAKKK is encoded by the exons ATGGTCccctacctctgcaaagaagtGGG gctGGGGGCGCCTCCTGCCGTTGCTGAGGCCCCGCGCCGGGGCGGGTTGGCCCGGGCCTCGGCCGTGGGTGCATGGGTGCTCCAGGGCGGTGCGCGGCGGGACCAGGTGGCAGGTCACACTGGACCCAAATTTGACATCGATCTGCTTGTGTCTCTCCTGAGGCAAGAAAATCCAAAAGACGTTTGTGTGATCCAGATTTCTCCAGAACTGAAATACACGGATTATTTTGTGGTTGTGAGTGGAACCTCCATGAGACACTTGCAGGCT TTGGCCCAGTATGTGGTGAAGATGCATAAATTCCTGAAATCCAAAAGCGATGCTTATGTTCGAATTGAAGGGAAGGATGCAGATGATTGGCTGTGTGTGGATTTTGGCAGCATGGtgattcatttcatgcttctcgaGACCCAAGAAACTTATGAATTGGAAAAGTTATGGATTCTGGGCACTTATGATGATCAGTTAGCTGAGATTACTCCAGAGTCGCTGCCGGAAGACTTCATCCTCGGGTTTCCCCCAGAAGAGGAGCCTGGGGCATGGTCTATAGTAGAggccaagaaaaaataa